One stretch of Acanthochromis polyacanthus isolate Apoly-LR-REF ecotype Palm Island chromosome 16, KAUST_Apoly_ChrSc, whole genome shotgun sequence DNA includes these proteins:
- the batf3 gene encoding basic leucine zipper transcriptional factor ATF-like 3, with protein MSDCDSSCTSQQKSIVSNQLCEGCECSEDEGRRLKRREKNRVAAQKSRKRQTQRADLLHETCELLEQRNRKLRREVDSLSEEQHLLTEALRAHEPLCPIMHCSCTSSSLQPDDMAACSV; from the exons ATGTCAGACTGTGATTCATCCTGCACGTCTCAACAGAAGAGCATCGTAAGCAACCAGCTCTGCGAAGGATGTGAG TGCTCAGAGGATGAAGGCAGAAGgctgaagaggagagagaagaacaGAGTTGCAGCTCAGAAGAGCCGCAAGAGACAAACCCAGAGAGCTGACCTGCTGCATGAG ACCTGTGAGCTGCTGGAGCAGAGGAACAGAAAGCTAAGGAGAGAG GTGGATTCTCTGTCAGAGGAGCAGCACCTGCTGACTGAAGCTCTCAGAGCCCACGAGCCCCTCTGTCCCATCATGCACtgctcctgcacctcctccagCCTGCAGCCTGATGACATGGCAGCCTGTTCAGTTTGA